The Neoarius graeffei isolate fNeoGra1 chromosome 7, fNeoGra1.pri, whole genome shotgun sequence genome includes a region encoding these proteins:
- the zgc:153169 gene encoding N(4)-(Beta-N-acetylglucosaminyl)-L-asparaginase: protein MAAVGTWSFSLPAVEKMRCMILAGQSSTDVVENAIADVENDVQTGRHIVGRGGFPNNQGIVECDAAIMEGVPGRFGAVAALRGVGQPCRVARQVMERSPHSFLVGEGAEAFAQEQGFTIEPNNNMLSDQTATAYQEFLEKGKQVKGHDTISLIALDLTGNITVGVSTSGKPFKAPGRVGDSPLPGCGLYADYTVGAAAASGDGDKIMCYCPSFQIVQLMRQGLSPKEACCSVLADIRKRTGEDKCFEIGLIALNLKGEVGAASSVEFPYTFWNQGMDSVEKHVLSY, encoded by the exons ATGGCCGCTGTGGGCACTTGGTCCTTCTCCCTCCCTGCTGTAGAAAAAATGCGGTGCATGATTCTCGCTGGACAGAGTTCCACTGATGTTGTAGAGAATGCAATTGCAG ATGTTGAGAATGACGTGCAGACAGGCCGTCATATAGTTGGAAGAGGAGGCTTCCCCAATAACCAGGGAATAGTTGAATGTGATGCAGCAATCATGGAAGGTGTGCCTGGGAGATTTGGGGCAGTAGCTGCATTGCGTGG GGTAGGGCAGCCATGTCGGGTAGCACGCCAAGTAATGGAGAGAAGTCCTCACAGCTTTTTAGTTGGTGAAGGAGCTGAAGCTTTTGCACAGGAACAGGGTTTTACCATTGAGCCCAACAACAATATGCTCTCAGACCAGACAGCCACTGCGTATCAG GAATTTCTTGAAAAGGGGAAACAAGTCAAAGGCCATGATACTATCA GTCTTATTGCTTTGGATCTTACAGGAAACATAACTGTTG GTGTTTCTACATCAGGAAAACCCTTCAAGGCTCCAGGGCGAGTGGGAGACTCTCCACTTCCTGGTTGTGGCCTCTATGCTGACTACACA GTAGGTGCTGCAGCAG CTTCAGGTGATGGGGACAAAATCATGTGCTACTGTCCTAGCTTTCAAATTGTACAGTTGATGAGACAG GGTTTGTCTCCTAAAGAAGCCTGTTGTTCTGTCCTTGCTGATATAAGAAAAAGAACAGGAGAAGACAAATGCTTTGAGATTGGGCTTATTGCCTTAAACCTAAAG GGAGAGGTTGGTGCAGCTTCCTCGGTGGAATTCCCATATACTTTCTGGAACCAGGGAATGGATTCGGTGGAAAAACATGTCCTTTCTTATTGA
- the cep68 gene encoding centrosomal protein of 68 kDa isoform X1, which produces MEQRSYERRKSRIPAFIRSGYTRHLIHEASGRSRSLHGQDAKDFGRENAASKKTVTMAPASRYMTSRRLYTARKPLISTDHQISILKNPLAHEYSERVQTSNVANCQTQDEGTDSNMLDSTSDPQIVASSLSATKEDLNASLNLSELRLCSSHEEPNFSPVLSASKVETRSLCSSPLDDLSLTVPLSPKWTSTQRIFPHSYTSQTHTSQRANTRAYKQERHSLLNTGFALSNNKSCSSEPKRMSHYQTTYWACAIPSTLPPSPDRKSPSWDPDKDYQTLLDYTYPLRPNMTNAWSSNKHSLRTDQPLQDSGIEVDSFLSSSSLSFLDQPVSGMRQDRSGPASSQTFGFQSPNLRKLEHSKSSDIKSLNSSLEQMGLSLESLDCEGKDSFHYKKSGVFSTSRSAPTFIRSTSILPRPGSLGKWDEEFLQLPEQLHEIQELSQKLKDITAQISQPVPSNWESLQRESISVRSSSVQVEKQAAEVSCVQKSAEELPLTEKMKGVDTGVQVITHQVTRDNLRHVEAIMDQLSGMSLYEFKRKTGTNEGAEETQESLLQHLQTFCLNLEKLIQWLHKVVKKMDVLSPPSLEIESVKASLADCKSFQEDIQAHKPLTASVLQTGEMLLCYMNSASPFLKDTLTLIERQSHALETHSEHLFSSILSTMDCLTEPSSQDDTEETSFSSQDQ; this is translated from the exons ATGGAGCAGAGGAGCTATGAGAGGCGTAAAAGCAGGATCCCAGCATTTATTCGCAGTGGCTACACAAGACACCTCATACATGAAGCCAGTGGCAGATCAAGATCACTGCATGGACAGGATGCTAAGGACTTTGGCAGAGAGAATGCTGCTAGCAAAAAAACTGTTACCATGGCACCTGCTTCTAGGTACATGACAAGCAGACGCTTGTATACTGCCCGAAAGCCACTGATCTCAACAGATCACCAGATTTCAATCCTGAAGAATCCTCTCGCACATGAGTACTCAGAAAGG GTTCAAACGAGCAATGTGGCCAATTGTCAAACACAAGATGAAGGGACGGATTCTAACATGTTGGACAGCACAAGTGATCCCCAGATCGTTGCTTCTTCTCTTTCAGCAACCAAAGAAGACCTTAATGCCTCTTTGAATTTGTCAGAGCTCAGGCTATGTTCTTCTCATGAGGAACCTAATTTCAGCCCTGTTCTTTCAGCAAGCAAAGTTGAAACTAGGAGCCTTTGTAGTTCCCCTTTAGATGATTTGAGCCTTACAGTACCATTAAGCCCTAAGTGGACTTCCACCCAGCGGATTTTTCCTCACTCGTACACTTCCCAAACTCATACCTCCCAAAGGGCAAACACAAGAGCATACAAGCAAGAGAGACACTCTCTTCTTAATACTGGTTTCGCATTGAGTAACAACAAGAGCTGCTCGTCTGAACCTAAACGAATGTCCCATTATCAAACCACTTACTGGGCCTGTGCTATCCCCAGTACCTTACCACCCTCTCCAGACCGCAAGTCTCCCAGCTGGGATCCTGACAAGGATTATCAGACCCTTCTGGATTATACATACCCTCTAAGGCCCAACATGACCAATGCATGGAGTTCAAACAAACACAGCTTGAGAACTGACCAACCTTTACAAGACTCTGGCATTGAAGTGGACAGCTTTCTCAGCTCTTCTAGTCTTTCTTTTTTGGACCAACCTGTTTCTGGAATGAGGCAGGATAGATCTGGTCCAGCTTCTAGTCAAACGTTTGGATTTCAAAGTCCGAATCTGAGGAAACTGGAACATTCCAAGTCATCAGATATCAAAAGCCTGAATTCCTCACTGGAGCAGATGGGTTTATCATTGGAAAGTCTGGATTGTGAGGGGAAAGACAGCTTTCACTATAAGAAATCTGGCGTCTTTTCCACATCCAGGTCTGCTCCGACCTTTATCAGGTCCACAAGTATCTTACCCCGTCCGGGGTCACTTGGCAAGTGGGATGAGGAGTTTCTCCAGTTGCCTGAACAGCTACATGAGATTCAGGAACTTTCTCAGAAACTAAAAGACATCACAGCACAGATAAGTCAGCCAGTCCCCTCCAACTGGGAGTCTCTGCAGAGGGAGAGTATCTCTGTTAGATCTTCATCAGTACAAGTGGAGAAACAGGCAGCTGAGGTCTCTTGTGTGCAAAAGTCTGCTGAAGAACTTCCTCTCACAGAGAAGATGAAGGGAGTAGATACTGGAGTGCAGGTAATCACCCATCAGGTAACAAGAGACAACCTGAGGCATGTGGAAGCCATTATGGATCAGCTGAGTGGAATGTCTTTGTATGAGTTTAAGAGGAAGACAGGGACTAATGAGGGGGCGGAAGAGACCCAGGAATCCCTCTTGCAGCACTTACAA ACTTTCTGCTTAAATTTAGAAAAACTGATTCAGTGGTTGCACAAGGTGGTGAAGAAAATGGATGTTCTTTCCCCTCCTTCATTGGAAATTGAGAGTGTTAAAGCATCTCTGGCTGACTGTAAG AGTTTTCAGGAGGATATCCAAGCCCACAAGCCACTTACTGCATCTGTCCTCCAGACTGGAGAGATGCTTTTGTGCTATATGAACTCAGCCTCTCCCT TTCTGAAGGATACACTGACATTGATAGAAAGGCAGTCCCATGCACTGGAGACTCATTCAGAGCACCTCTTTTCCTCAATCCTATCCACCATGGATTGTCTCACTGAAccaagctctcaggatgacacgg AAGAGACATCATTCAGCAGTCAGGATCAGTAA
- the cep68 gene encoding centrosomal protein of 68 kDa isoform X2 has product MEQRSYERRKSRIPAFIRSGYTRHLIHEASGRSRSLHGQDAKDFGRENAASKKTVTMAPASRYMTSRRLYTARKPLISTDHQISILKNPLAHEYSERVQTSNVANCQTQDEGTDSNMLDSTSDPQIVASSLSATKEDLNASLNLSELRLCSSHEEPNFSPVLSASKVETRSLCSSPLDDLSLTVPLSPKWTSTQRIFPHSYTSQTHTSQRANTRAYKQERHSLLNTGFALSNNKSCSSEPKRMSHYQTTYWACAIPSTLPPSPDRKSPSWDPDKDYQTLLDYTYPLRPNMTNAWSSNKHSLRTDQPLQDSGIEVDSFLSSSSLSFLDQPVSGMRQDRSGPASSQTFGFQSPNLRKLEHSKSSDIKSLNSSLEQMGLSLESLDCEGKDSFHYKKSGVFSTSRSAPTFIRSTSILPRPGSLGKWDEEFLQLPEQLHEIQELSQKLKDITAQISQPVPSNWESLQRESISVRSSSVQVEKQAAEVSCVQKSAEELPLTEKMKGVDTGVQVITHQVTRDNLRHVEAIMDQLSGMSLYEFKRKTGTNEGAEETQESLLQHLQTFCLNLEKLIQWLHKVVKKMDVLSPPSLEIESVKASLADCKSFQEDIQAHKPLTASVLQTGEMLLCYMNSASPCESL; this is encoded by the exons ATGGAGCAGAGGAGCTATGAGAGGCGTAAAAGCAGGATCCCAGCATTTATTCGCAGTGGCTACACAAGACACCTCATACATGAAGCCAGTGGCAGATCAAGATCACTGCATGGACAGGATGCTAAGGACTTTGGCAGAGAGAATGCTGCTAGCAAAAAAACTGTTACCATGGCACCTGCTTCTAGGTACATGACAAGCAGACGCTTGTATACTGCCCGAAAGCCACTGATCTCAACAGATCACCAGATTTCAATCCTGAAGAATCCTCTCGCACATGAGTACTCAGAAAGG GTTCAAACGAGCAATGTGGCCAATTGTCAAACACAAGATGAAGGGACGGATTCTAACATGTTGGACAGCACAAGTGATCCCCAGATCGTTGCTTCTTCTCTTTCAGCAACCAAAGAAGACCTTAATGCCTCTTTGAATTTGTCAGAGCTCAGGCTATGTTCTTCTCATGAGGAACCTAATTTCAGCCCTGTTCTTTCAGCAAGCAAAGTTGAAACTAGGAGCCTTTGTAGTTCCCCTTTAGATGATTTGAGCCTTACAGTACCATTAAGCCCTAAGTGGACTTCCACCCAGCGGATTTTTCCTCACTCGTACACTTCCCAAACTCATACCTCCCAAAGGGCAAACACAAGAGCATACAAGCAAGAGAGACACTCTCTTCTTAATACTGGTTTCGCATTGAGTAACAACAAGAGCTGCTCGTCTGAACCTAAACGAATGTCCCATTATCAAACCACTTACTGGGCCTGTGCTATCCCCAGTACCTTACCACCCTCTCCAGACCGCAAGTCTCCCAGCTGGGATCCTGACAAGGATTATCAGACCCTTCTGGATTATACATACCCTCTAAGGCCCAACATGACCAATGCATGGAGTTCAAACAAACACAGCTTGAGAACTGACCAACCTTTACAAGACTCTGGCATTGAAGTGGACAGCTTTCTCAGCTCTTCTAGTCTTTCTTTTTTGGACCAACCTGTTTCTGGAATGAGGCAGGATAGATCTGGTCCAGCTTCTAGTCAAACGTTTGGATTTCAAAGTCCGAATCTGAGGAAACTGGAACATTCCAAGTCATCAGATATCAAAAGCCTGAATTCCTCACTGGAGCAGATGGGTTTATCATTGGAAAGTCTGGATTGTGAGGGGAAAGACAGCTTTCACTATAAGAAATCTGGCGTCTTTTCCACATCCAGGTCTGCTCCGACCTTTATCAGGTCCACAAGTATCTTACCCCGTCCGGGGTCACTTGGCAAGTGGGATGAGGAGTTTCTCCAGTTGCCTGAACAGCTACATGAGATTCAGGAACTTTCTCAGAAACTAAAAGACATCACAGCACAGATAAGTCAGCCAGTCCCCTCCAACTGGGAGTCTCTGCAGAGGGAGAGTATCTCTGTTAGATCTTCATCAGTACAAGTGGAGAAACAGGCAGCTGAGGTCTCTTGTGTGCAAAAGTCTGCTGAAGAACTTCCTCTCACAGAGAAGATGAAGGGAGTAGATACTGGAGTGCAGGTAATCACCCATCAGGTAACAAGAGACAACCTGAGGCATGTGGAAGCCATTATGGATCAGCTGAGTGGAATGTCTTTGTATGAGTTTAAGAGGAAGACAGGGACTAATGAGGGGGCGGAAGAGACCCAGGAATCCCTCTTGCAGCACTTACAA ACTTTCTGCTTAAATTTAGAAAAACTGATTCAGTGGTTGCACAAGGTGGTGAAGAAAATGGATGTTCTTTCCCCTCCTTCATTGGAAATTGAGAGTGTTAAAGCATCTCTGGCTGACTGTAAG AGTTTTCAGGAGGATATCCAAGCCCACAAGCCACTTACTGCATCTGTCCTCCAGACTGGAGAGATGCTTTTGTGCTATATGAACTCAGCCTCTCCCTGTGAGTCTCTATGA
- the rab1ab gene encoding ras-related protein Rab-1A, translating to MNPEYDYLFKLLLIGDSGVGKSCLLLRFADDTYTESYISTIGVDFKIRTIELDGKTIKLQIWDTAGQERFRTITSSYYRGAHGIIVVYDVTDQESFNNVKQWLQEIDRYASENVNKLLVGNKCDLTTKKVVDYTTAKEFADSLGIPFLETSAKNATNVEQAFMTMAAEIKKRMGPGATAGGTEKSNVKIQSTPVKPTPWGCC from the exons ATGAATCCTGAATA TGACTATTTATTCAAGCTGCTTTTGATTGGGGACTCCGGTGTTGGAAAGTCGTGTCTTCTCCTCCGATTTGCG gatgACACATACACAGAAAGCTACATTAGCACTATTGGTGTGGACTTCAAAATAAGAACTATAGAATTAGATGGAAAGACCATCAAACTTCAAATT TGGGACACAGCAGGGCAGGAGAGGTTTCGCACAATCACGTCGAGCTACTACAGAGGAGCACACGGCATTATTGTAGTCTACGATGTTACAGACCAG gaGTCCTTCAATAATGTTAAACAGTGGCTACAGGAGATAGATCGCTATGCCAGTGAAAATGTAAACAAGTTATTGGTTGGCAACAAGTGTGatttaacaacaaaaaaagtGGTGGACTACACAACGGCAAAG GAATTTGCAGACTCCCTTGGAATCCCTTTCCTGGAAACTAGTGCTAAGAACGCCACCAATGTGGAACAGGCCTTCATGACCATGGCTGCTGAGATCAAGAAGCGAATGGGACCTGGAGCAACAGCTGGAGGCACGGAGAAGTCCAACGTGAAGATTCAGAGCACTCCGGTGAAGCCTACGCCTTGGGGCTGCTGCTGA